The region AGCCCGGCCGTTGCCTCGCCTTCAAGCCTCCTCACCGGTCCGCCCCGAGCAACGCCCGCGTCTCCGCCGCCCGCGGGCGCTCGAGGACCTCCTCCGGCGGGCCGCTCTCGACGATTCGCCCGCCCGCGAGCACCACCACACGGTCCGCCACGCGGCGCGCGAAGCCGATCTCGTGCGTCACGATCACCATGGTCTGGCCGGCCGCCGCCAGGTCTGCCACGACCGCGAGCACCTCGCCCACCAGGCGGGGGTCGAGCGCGGAGGTCGGCTCGTCGAGCAGCAGCACCACGGGCTCCATCGCGAGCGCGCGAGCGATCGCGACACGCTGCTGCTGTCCGCCGGAGAGCGTGTGCGGAGAGGCATCACCGTAGGCCGCGAGCCCGACCCGCTCGAGCAGTGCCCGCGCCCGCGCCTCGGCAGCCGCCGGCGTGAGCCCGAGGACGTGGCGGGGCGCCTCCGTGACGTTCCCGAGCGCCGTGAAATGCGGGAAGAGATGGAAGCTCTGGAAGACCATCCCGACGCGCGTGCGCACCGCCCGGAGGGCTGCCGCGTCCGTGCGCTCGTTCATCCCCGGTCGCAGCCGGTGACCCGCGATCTCCACCTCGCCCGCGGCGAACGGCGTGAGATAGTTCATCGCGCGCAGCAGGGTCGTCTTCCCGCTGCCCGACGGCCCGATGATCGCCACCACCTCGCCGCGCCTCACCTCGAGGTCGATCCCCCCGAGCACGGTCTTGCCGCCGAGCCGGGTCTCGAGTCCGCGGACCGTCACGACCGCGCCGTCGTTCATGCCGGAGCGGGAGCGAGCCGGCGCTCGAGGCGCCGGGCCAGGCGCGAGAGCGGGTAGCTGAGCGCGAGGTAGAGGGCCGCGCACAGCAGCCCGGGGGCGAGCCAGCCCCGCACGTCGACCGCCGTGATCGTCATCTGCTTCGTGAGCTCCACCACCGTGATCACCGACACCAGCGAGGAATCCTTCAGGAGCGCGATGAAGTCGTTGGCGATGCCGGGGAGCGCCACCCGCAGCGCTTGGGGCAGCACGAT is a window of Deltaproteobacteria bacterium DNA encoding:
- a CDS encoding amino acid ABC transporter ATP-binding protein → MNDGAVVTVRGLETRLGGKTVLGGIDLEVRRGEVVAIIGPSGSGKTTLLRAMNYLTPFAAGEVEIAGHRLRPGMNERTDAAALRAVRTRVGMVFQSFHLFPHFTALGNVTEAPRHVLGLTPAAAEARARALLERVGLAAYGDASPHTLSGGQQQRVAIARALAMEPVVLLLDEPTSALDPRLVGEVLAVVADLAAAGQTMVIVTHEIGFARRVADRVVVLAGGRIVESGPPEEVLERPRAAETRALLGADR